The proteins below come from a single Nocardiopsis gilva YIM 90087 genomic window:
- a CDS encoding carboxylate-amine ligase, translating into MTITRADGAPSGPTIGAEEEFFVIDAATYQARSRAPEVLSGARTRCCGGRRGSTVSAEITQVQVETATPVCRTGRELYGHLVAARQSLAEAARDHGLHIAATGTAVIGDAACAPVTENDRYTRIVASYGAMRDARAVCGCHIHVGIADRETAVHVANHLRAWAPVLVALGANSPFRLGRDTGHASWRAIAWAMQPSAGPPPVMRSAAEYDRAVDDMLISGAMLDRHMVYWDVRLSAHLPTVELRAVDATSTAEEAVLIALLVRGLTVVALRHVADGRSAPEPSDQTLRLSVWRSAHDGLEGEAFDPFRRELVPARRLAHQMLEQAQQGLVSADADFAGRLLARLLAVGSGAHRQRAAYARRGRLTDVVDLLVRQTRHGLAAVEG; encoded by the coding sequence ATGACAATCACCAGGGCGGACGGAGCGCCATCCGGGCCGACGATCGGCGCGGAGGAGGAGTTCTTCGTCATCGACGCCGCCACCTACCAGGCTCGGTCGCGTGCCCCCGAGGTGCTGTCGGGCGCCCGCACGCGATGTTGCGGAGGCCGACGCGGATCCACGGTCAGCGCCGAGATCACCCAGGTCCAGGTCGAGACCGCGACACCCGTGTGCCGAACCGGCCGGGAACTCTACGGTCACCTGGTCGCGGCCCGCCAGTCCCTGGCCGAGGCGGCACGCGATCACGGGCTGCACATCGCCGCTACCGGCACGGCGGTGATCGGTGATGCGGCCTGCGCACCGGTCACCGAGAACGATCGCTATACCAGAATCGTCGCGAGCTACGGCGCGATGCGCGACGCACGCGCCGTGTGCGGCTGCCATATCCACGTCGGCATCGCCGACCGGGAAACGGCCGTGCACGTCGCCAACCACCTGCGGGCCTGGGCACCGGTGCTCGTCGCACTCGGCGCCAACTCCCCGTTCCGCCTCGGCCGCGATACCGGGCACGCGAGCTGGCGCGCGATCGCCTGGGCGATGCAGCCCTCGGCCGGGCCGCCCCCTGTGATGCGGTCGGCCGCCGAATACGACCGTGCCGTCGACGACATGCTGATCTCCGGCGCGATGCTGGACCGGCACATGGTCTACTGGGACGTCCGGCTCTCCGCGCACCTGCCCACGGTCGAACTGCGCGCGGTGGACGCGACGAGCACGGCGGAGGAGGCGGTGCTGATCGCGCTGCTGGTGCGGGGTCTGACAGTGGTGGCCCTGCGGCACGTGGCCGATGGGCGGTCGGCACCGGAGCCCAGCGACCAGACGCTGCGGCTCTCGGTGTGGCGTTCGGCCCACGACGGGCTGGAGGGCGAGGCCTTCGACCCCTTCCGCCGCGAGCTCGTCCCCGCTCGCCGTCTCGCCCACCAGATGCTGGAGCAGGCCCAGCAGGGACTGGTGTCCGCTGACGCCGACTTCGCCGGACGGTTGCTTGCCCGGCTGCTGGCCGTGGGGTCCGGTGCCCACCGGCAGCGCGCCGCCTACGCCCGGCGCGGGCGGCTCACCGATGTGGTGGACCTGCTGGTCCGTCAGACGCGCCACGGCCTGGCGGCCGTGGAGGGCTGA